A single Streptomyces sp. 2114.4 DNA region contains:
- a CDS encoding exonuclease domain-containing protein has translation MPCWYDGPLAAFDTETTGIDVERDRIVSAALVVQETPRSAPRITRWLINPGVDIPEAATAVHGLTGDHLALHGRWPAPVLEEVARALAAQSVAGRPLVVMNAPFDLTLLERELKRHRASSLDAYLGGHPLRILDPRVLDKHLDRYRKGRRTLTDLCAHYEVELTDAHEAAADALAALRVVRALGHRYADRLEKLHPAELHTRQAVWYAAQARGLQAWFERSGNPETVDPHWPLRPELPAAA, from the coding sequence ATGCCGTGCTGGTATGACGGACCGCTTGCCGCCTTCGACACCGAGACCACGGGCATCGACGTCGAGCGCGACCGCATCGTCTCCGCCGCCCTGGTGGTCCAGGAGACACCGCGTTCCGCGCCCCGGATCACCCGTTGGCTGATCAACCCGGGCGTCGACATACCCGAGGCCGCCACGGCGGTGCACGGCCTGACCGGCGACCATCTCGCGCTGCACGGCCGCTGGCCCGCGCCGGTGCTGGAAGAGGTGGCGCGTGCCCTGGCCGCCCAGTCGGTGGCCGGCCGCCCGCTGGTCGTGATGAACGCCCCGTTCGACCTCACTCTCCTGGAGCGCGAGTTGAAACGGCACCGCGCCAGCTCGCTCGACGCCTACCTGGGCGGCCATCCGCTGCGCATCCTCGACCCCCGCGTCCTCGACAAGCACCTGGACCGCTACCGCAAGGGACGCCGCACGCTCACCGATCTGTGCGCCCACTACGAGGTCGAGCTGACGGACGCCCACGAGGCGGCCGCCGACGCACTCGCCGCGCTGCGCGTCGTCCGGGCCCTGGGCCATCGCTACGCGGACCGCCTGGAGAAGCTGCACCCGGCGGAGCTGCACACCCGCCAGGCCGTCTGGTACGCCGCCCAGGCACGTGGCCTGCAGGCGTGGTTCGAGCGCAGCGGCAACCCCGAAACCGTCGATCCGCACTGGCCGCTGCGCCCCGAACTCCCCGCCGCGGCCTGA
- the thrS gene encoding threonine--tRNA ligase: MSDVRVTIQRDSERDERVVTTGTTAADLFQGERSVVAARVAGELKDLAYEVADGDAVEPVEISSEDGLNILRHSTAHVMAQAVQELFPEAKLGIGPPIKDGFYYDFDVETPFHPDDLKRIEKKMQEIQKRGQKFARRAVSDDAAREELADEPYKLELIGIKGSAAEAAEGASAEVGAGELTIYDNLDAKTGELCWKDLCRGPHLPSTRAIPAFKLMRSAAAYWRGSEKNKQLQRIYGTAWPTKDELKAHLEFLAEAEKRDHRKLGAELDLFSVPEDIGSGLAVFHPKGGIIRRVMEDYSRRRHEESGYEFVYTPHATKGKLFEKSGHLDWYADGMYPPMQLDEGVDYYLKPMNCPMHNLIFDARGRSYRELPLRLFEFGTVYRYEKSGVVHGLTRARGFTQDDAHIYCTKEQMADELDATLTFVLDLLRDYGLTDFYLELSTKDPEKFVGSDEAWEEATETLRKVAEKQGLPLVPDPGGAAFYGPKISVQTKDAIGRTWQMSTVQLDFNLPERFDLEYTAADGTKQRPVMIHRALFGSIERFFAVLLEHYAGAFPAWLAPVQATGIPIGDAHVPYLQDFAAQAKAKGLRIEVDSSSDRMQKKIRNAQKAKVPFMIIAGDEDVAGGAVSFRYRDGTQKNGIPREEAIAEILDVVERRVQV; encoded by the coding sequence GTGTCAGACGTCCGTGTGACCATCCAACGCGATTCCGAGCGGGATGAACGCGTGGTGACCACGGGCACTACGGCCGCCGACCTCTTCCAGGGTGAGCGCAGCGTCGTGGCCGCACGGGTCGCCGGAGAGCTGAAGGACCTCGCGTACGAGGTCGCCGACGGTGACGCGGTCGAGCCCGTGGAGATCTCCTCCGAGGACGGTCTGAACATCCTGCGGCACTCCACCGCGCATGTGATGGCGCAGGCCGTGCAGGAGCTGTTCCCGGAGGCGAAGCTCGGCATCGGCCCGCCGATCAAGGACGGCTTCTACTACGACTTCGACGTCGAGACCCCGTTCCACCCCGACGATCTCAAGCGCATCGAGAAGAAGATGCAGGAGATCCAGAAGCGCGGGCAGAAGTTCGCGCGCCGGGCGGTCAGCGATGACGCCGCGCGCGAGGAGCTGGCCGACGAGCCGTACAAGCTCGAGCTGATCGGGATCAAGGGCTCGGCCGCCGAGGCCGCCGAGGGGGCCTCCGCCGAGGTGGGCGCAGGCGAGCTCACCATCTACGACAACCTCGACGCCAAGACCGGCGAGCTGTGCTGGAAGGACCTGTGCCGCGGTCCGCACCTCCCCAGCACCCGCGCCATCCCGGCGTTCAAGCTGATGCGCTCGGCCGCCGCCTACTGGCGCGGCAGCGAGAAGAACAAGCAGCTGCAGCGGATCTACGGCACCGCCTGGCCGACCAAGGACGAGCTCAAGGCGCACCTGGAGTTCCTGGCCGAGGCCGAGAAGCGCGACCACCGCAAGCTCGGTGCCGAGCTCGACCTGTTCTCCGTTCCCGAGGACATCGGCTCGGGCCTGGCGGTCTTCCACCCCAAGGGCGGCATCATCCGCCGGGTCATGGAGGACTACTCCCGCCGGCGGCACGAGGAGTCGGGGTACGAGTTCGTCTACACCCCGCACGCCACCAAGGGGAAGCTCTTCGAGAAGTCCGGCCACCTGGACTGGTACGCCGACGGCATGTACCCGCCCATGCAGCTCGACGAGGGCGTGGACTACTACCTCAAGCCCATGAACTGCCCGATGCACAACCTGATCTTCGACGCGCGCGGCCGCTCGTACCGTGAACTGCCGCTGCGTCTCTTCGAGTTCGGGACCGTGTACCGGTACGAGAAGTCGGGCGTCGTGCACGGCCTCACCCGCGCCCGGGGCTTCACCCAGGACGACGCGCACATCTACTGCACCAAGGAGCAGATGGCGGACGAGCTGGACGCCACGCTCACCTTCGTCCTGGACCTGCTGCGCGACTACGGTCTGACCGACTTCTACCTGGAGCTGTCCACCAAGGACCCGGAGAAGTTCGTCGGCTCGGACGAGGCGTGGGAGGAGGCCACCGAGACGCTGCGGAAGGTGGCCGAGAAGCAGGGGCTGCCGCTGGTCCCGGACCCGGGCGGCGCCGCGTTCTACGGTCCGAAGATCTCCGTGCAGACCAAGGACGCCATCGGCCGGACCTGGCAGATGTCGACCGTCCAGCTGGACTTCAACCTTCCGGAGCGGTTCGACCTGGAGTACACCGCCGCCGACGGCACCAAGCAGCGTCCGGTGATGATCCACCGCGCGCTGTTCGGTTCCATCGAGCGGTTCTTCGCGGTGCTGCTGGAGCACTACGCGGGTGCGTTCCCGGCGTGGCTGGCGCCGGTCCAGGCGACCGGGATCCCGATCGGCGATGCCCACGTCCCGTACCTGCAGGACTTCGCCGCGCAGGCCAAGGCCAAGGGCCTGCGGATCGAGGTGGACTCCTCGTCGGACCGGATGCAGAAGAAGATCAGGAACGCGCAGAAGGCCAAGGTCCCGTTCATGATCATCGCTGGTGACGAGGACGTCGCGGGCGGCGCGGTCTCCTTCCGCTACCGCGACGGGACGCAGAAGAACGGCATCCCGCGCGAGGAGGCGATCGCCGAGATCCTCGACGTCGTGGAGCGTCGCGTCCAGGTGTGA
- a CDS encoding HIT domain-containing protein: protein MLARMTSEPEQQIGVGTQDAFQRLWTPHRMAYIQGENKPSGPGAGDGCPFCTIPAKSDEDGLVIARGEYVYAVLNLYPYNGGHLMIVPFRHVADYTELDGPETAELAELTKQAMTALRTASGAHGFNIGMNQGTVAGAGIAAHLHQHVVPRWGGDTNFMPVVGHTKVLPQLLADTRAMLADAWPA, encoded by the coding sequence ATGCTGGCCCGTATGACAAGCGAGCCGGAGCAGCAGATCGGAGTCGGGACGCAGGACGCTTTCCAGCGTCTGTGGACGCCCCACCGGATGGCTTACATCCAGGGCGAGAACAAACCGTCCGGCCCGGGGGCGGGCGACGGCTGTCCGTTCTGCACGATCCCGGCGAAGTCCGACGAGGACGGCCTGGTGATCGCGCGCGGTGAGTATGTCTATGCGGTGCTGAACCTCTACCCGTACAACGGCGGGCACCTCATGATCGTCCCGTTCCGGCACGTCGCCGACTACACGGAGCTGGACGGCCCGGAGACCGCGGAGCTGGCTGAGCTGACGAAGCAGGCGATGACCGCGCTGCGCACCGCCTCCGGAGCGCACGGCTTCAACATCGGGATGAACCAGGGCACCGTCGCCGGTGCCGGGATCGCGGCCCATCTCCATCAGCATGTCGTCCCGCGCTGGGGCGGTGACACCAACTTCATGCCGGTGGTCGGTCACACCAAGGTGCTGCCCCAACTGCTCGCCGACACCCGGGCGATGCTCGCGGACGCCTGGCCCGCCTGA
- a CDS encoding DUF4365 domain-containing protein has product MTLAQPEPGGLLPQLSTPQRGSIATTACMETLQVGYLHAVAAASGCSLAQPFPDNGIDWHVSHGAPGHTVDDEVTIKVQLKCTYQTAPRPPGPTFAFTLDNDHLVKLARTPVSVHKILVVMLVPRTREDWLRASHDRLALRHCCYWINLAGHPVTGRRRTTVRIPTARIFDDRALCEIMTRVGAGGRP; this is encoded by the coding sequence ATGACGCTCGCGCAGCCCGAACCGGGCGGGCTGCTGCCCCAGCTGTCCACACCGCAGCGCGGCTCAATCGCCACCACTGCGTGCATGGAGACCCTTCAGGTGGGCTATCTGCACGCGGTCGCCGCCGCCTCGGGATGTTCGCTGGCGCAGCCCTTCCCGGACAACGGAATCGACTGGCACGTCAGCCATGGCGCGCCCGGCCACACCGTCGACGACGAAGTCACGATCAAGGTGCAGCTCAAGTGCACCTACCAGACCGCCCCCCGCCCGCCGGGGCCGACGTTCGCCTTCACGCTCGACAACGACCATCTGGTGAAGCTGGCCCGTACGCCCGTATCGGTGCACAAGATCTTGGTCGTGATGCTGGTCCCGCGGACCCGGGAGGACTGGCTGCGGGCCTCCCACGACCGTCTCGCGCTGCGGCACTGCTGCTACTGGATCAACCTGGCCGGCCATCCGGTGACCGGCCGGCGCAGGACCACCGTGCGGATCCCGACCGCGCGGATCTTCGACGACCGAGCGCTCTGCGAGATCATGACGCGGGTCGGGGCGGGAGGGAGACCCTGA
- a CDS encoding potassium channel family protein, which translates to MDREQRLWTWERTAQPYLLAASLLFLTSYAVRVLVPGLSPGWQTWWELVTAVTWGVFVVEYLARLALSNDRRRFLRTRWLDLIVTVLPLLRPLRIVDMHERMQRRRDHPRLALESRVMAYTGITSLLLGFAASLAVYHDERSAPGANIHTFGDAVWWACSTLTTTGYGDATPVTPRGRLVAVALMFVGVALIGAVVGSFSSWLLRRFRQDGET; encoded by the coding sequence GTGGACAGGGAGCAGCGGCTGTGGACCTGGGAACGAACCGCCCAGCCCTACCTCCTTGCCGCCTCCCTCCTCTTCCTCACCTCCTACGCCGTCCGGGTCCTGGTCCCCGGCCTCTCCCCCGGCTGGCAGACCTGGTGGGAGCTGGTCACCGCCGTCACCTGGGGCGTCTTCGTCGTCGAATATCTGGCGCGGCTGGCGCTCAGCAACGACCGGCGCCGCTTCCTGCGCACCCGCTGGCTGGATCTGATCGTGACCGTGCTCCCCCTGCTGCGGCCGCTGCGGATCGTCGACATGCACGAGCGGATGCAGCGGCGCCGGGACCATCCACGGCTCGCCCTCGAATCGCGGGTGATGGCGTACACCGGGATCACCTCGCTGCTGCTGGGCTTCGCGGCCAGCCTGGCCGTCTACCACGACGAGCGCTCCGCCCCGGGCGCGAACATCCACACCTTCGGGGACGCGGTGTGGTGGGCCTGCTCGACGCTGACGACCACGGGGTACGGCGACGCCACCCCCGTCACCCCGCGCGGCCGGCTGGTCGCGGTGGCGCTGATGTTCGTCGGGGTGGCGCTGATCGGGGCGGTGGTGGGCTCCTTCTCCTCCTGGCTGCTGCGCCGCTTCCGACAGGACGGCGAGACCTGA